Proteins from one Eubalaena glacialis isolate mEubGla1 chromosome 8, mEubGla1.1.hap2.+ XY, whole genome shotgun sequence genomic window:
- the GPR141 gene encoding probable G-protein coupled receptor 141, producing MADHNSSSCNNPIRSPHLTRLYFVVLFGGLVGIISILFLLVKMNTRSVTTTAVINLVVVHSVFLLTVPFRLTYLIKHTWTFGLPFCKFVSAMLHIHMYLTFLFYVVILVIRYLIFFKHKDKVEFYRKLHAVAASTALWLLVIIIVVPLVVSQYGIHDGYDKYHCFKFHRELSHTYVQVINYLIVIIVIVIAVSLLVLQSIIIVLMARKLRHSLLSHQEFWAQLKNLLFIGVILICFLPYQFFRIYYLYTVAHSSDCNDNVAFYNEIFLSVTAISCFDLLLFVLGGSHWFKQKIIDLWNCLLCR from the coding sequence ATGGCTGACCACAATAGTTCCTCCTGCAATAACCCTATAAGGTCACCCCATTTAACCAGGCTCTACTTTGTAGTGCTTTTTGGAGGACTGGTGGGCATCATCTCCATTTTGTTCCTACTGGTGAAAATGAACACCCGGTCTGTGACCACCACAGCAGTCATTAACCTGGTGGTGGTCCACAGTGTTTTTCTCCTGACAGTGCCTTTTCGCTTGACCTACCTCATCAAGCACacttggacatttgggttgcccTTCTGCAAATTTGTGAGCGCCATGCTGCACATCCACATGTACCTCACATTCCTGTTCTACGTTGTGATCCTAGTCATCAGGTACCTCATCTTCTTCAAGCACAAGGACAAAGTGGAATTCTACAGAAAACTGCATGCTGTGGCTGCCAGTACTGCCCTGTGGCTACTGGTGATTATCATTGTGGTGCCCCTGGTTGTTTCTCAGTATGGAATTCATGACGGTTATGACAAATACCACTGTTTTAAATTCCACAGAGAACTTTCTCACACATATGTGCAAGTCATCAACTATTTGATAGTCATTATTGTCATAGTTATTGCAGTGAGTCTCTTGGTCCTCCAGAGCATCATCATTGTGTTGATGGCGCGGAAGCTACGCCACTCCTTACTATCCCATCAGGAGTTCTGGGCCCAGTTGAAAAACCTGCTTTTTATAGGGGTCATTCTTATTTGCTTCCTTCCCTACCAGTTCTTTAGGATCTATTACTTGTACACTGTGGCACATTCAAGTGACTGTAATGACAATGTTGCATTTTATAATGAAATCTTCTTGAGTGTAACAGCGATTAGCTGCTTTGATTTGCTGCTCTTTGTTCTTGGGGGAAGCCATTGGTTTAAGCAAAAGATAATTGACCTATGGAATTGCCTTTTGTGCCGTTAA